In the Oscillospiraceae bacterium genome, CTGACCGAGACAAAGACAGCGGAGGGCTACAACCTGCTGTCGGCGCCGATTGTTATTACCTTTACAAAAGATGGTCAGTGCCGGATTGGGAATGATGCCCTCATGCAAGCCAAAAACGACACAATCTTTACAGGCGATGCCGTAAACGGCTACAAGTTGGCCTTGACCGTCTTGAACAGAAAGACACCTGCGCTGCCGCATACGGGTGCGGATGCGCCTAGCTTGTGGCTGCTGATCGGGCTGCCGCTGGCAGTGGCGGGGTTGTTGATACTGGTATTCCGTTACAACAAGAAAGGGGGACGGACGCGTTAATTGTTCCCCAATACAAACAATAAACAAATGAAGAGAGGTAAAGTCATGAAAAAGAAAAGCAGATTCTTGACAGGCCTGTTAAGCGCCGTCATGGCCCTCAGCCTGTGCGCCCTGCCGGCAATGGCAGCAGATGAAGGCAGTGGAACAACAACGACAAACACTGCAAATCCGGTTTGGACGGAAACGGAAGGTTCCATTACGATTCATAAGTATGAGTGGAACGAAACAAGTAGAGGGCCTGCAACCGGCGAGCTAGGAGACGCAGCGAGTCTTCCTTCGAAAACTACTGATGACAAAACTGAAACGCCTACTCCGTTGGCAGGTGCAACCTTTACCGTTTATAAGGTTAAGGATGCAGACGAACTGAAAAATTATTATGATGGTAAAGTTGTAGAAGGTTGGCCTGCAAGCTGGGCAGAATATGCAGAAAAGGATTCTGCTACCGGCAGTTATAAACTGAGGAGTGGCGTGTCTTTAACTCCATTCGGTTCGAAAACGACAGATACCAATGGCGTTGCTCAGTTTGGCAAAGTGCAGGGGGAAAATGAGAAGACAGAAGTATTGCCTTTGGGTCTTTACCTTGTGCTTGAAACCAAAACACCGGATTCTGTCAAGACTGCATGTGAGCCGTTCTTTGTCTCTGTTCCTATGACAAAAGTCTCGGGTGATACGAATGGCGGTCTGACTGATTGGCTGTACGATGTTCATGTCTTCCCGAAAAACTCTACTGCATATGGTCAGGCTGTTTTGCAGAAAGTCGGTAAGCAGAGCGGTACGGATCAAGAAGTTACAGCCATGCAGGGCTACAAGTTTAAGCTCTATAAGAAGAATGATGTCGGAACATGGACTTGGATTGAGAAGAAGCCTGCAAATGGCGTAGATAATGCAGGCGAGTTGCTTGACGCAGATAATAAAACGGGTGTCCTTACCACGGGTGCAGATGGCAAAATCAGCGTTTCTGGTTTGACCAAAGGTGTATATGCCTTTGTGGAAACTGAAGTTAATGCAAACGATGGTTACATTTTGGATTCCGGCATTGCCTATGTTTTTAAGATCGATGGCAATGGCGATATGGTTGCAGCGACCAACGATGATGTTAAAGACGTGAAATACCCTGAAGAAAATGTAACGAGCTTTGACACTAATGTTTTTAGTGAAGCACAGGTTAAAGTAAAGAACTACAAGCCGGACTTCAAAAAGGAAATTAAAGGTCATAAGGATGCAGACTATGGCATTGGTGATGATGTTCCGTATACTCTGACTGTCAATGTTCCTGAAAACGTTGCAAAACTGAGGACTTTCACCGTATCTGATGAAATGAATAGCGACCAGCTGGTTGTTAATGATAATAGTATTGATGTTAAAGGTGTAAAAGCTGGCGAAACTGAAGAAATGACACTTGAAGAGGGCGAGGGTAAGGAGTATACCCTGACGCCAATGAGTGCTACGGGTAAGTCTGGCTTTACGATTGCATTTGATACTAAAAAGATTGCTGCATATGCAGGTGGAACCATTACCATTACCTATACCGCAAAGCTCCAGGCCAAAGCTTCGGTTGGTGAAGTGGGCAATGTAAACAGTGCCGACCTGAAATACTCCAAGAAGACAGATATTAAAACTACCGAAGATGATCATCCGTATGATATCCATGACGAAGCTGTTGTTTATACGTTCAAGACTGGCATCCTGAAAAAGGGTGGTAGTGCGAATGGCGAAGCGCTGAAGGATGTTGAATTTACCCTTTATAAAAAGGTTGATGCAAAAAAAGATACGGTGAGCAAAGATGGCACCACCGTTACGTTTATGGGTACTACTAAGCCCATTTTAACGCCTGCGGAAGCAAAAGCAAAAAAACTGAACGCTACTGATGGTGGTACTGAGCCTCAGTGGTTTGCTGCTATGAATTTGAAGACGGGCGACGACGGTAAGGATGTTGCAAATGGTTTGCCGACTGGCGAGTATAAGCTGGTTGAAACCAAGACTCACGAAGGCTATAACCTGTTGACTGAGCCGGTGGACGCAAACCTGACTCTGGACTGCACCACCACATGGAGTAAAAAGGATACCTTTGATAACACGGGTAAACTGATTAAGAATGAATACAGTAAGACCGAGGTTAAGAATAGCGATAAAACTCCGTACAAATATGCAGAGATCGTCATCATCAACCGCAAGGGCTTCAACCTGCCCCGTACCGGTGGTTTCGGCACCCTGCTGTTCAGCGGCATTGGCGCACT is a window encoding:
- a CDS encoding SpaH/EbpB family LPXTG-anchored major pilin codes for the protein MKKKSRFLTGLLSAVMALSLCALPAMAADEGSGTTTTNTANPVWTETEGSITIHKYEWNETSRGPATGELGDAASLPSKTTDDKTETPTPLAGATFTVYKVKDADELKNYYDGKVVEGWPASWAEYAEKDSATGSYKLRSGVSLTPFGSKTTDTNGVAQFGKVQGENEKTEVLPLGLYLVLETKTPDSVKTACEPFFVSVPMTKVSGDTNGGLTDWLYDVHVFPKNSTAYGQAVLQKVGKQSGTDQEVTAMQGYKFKLYKKNDVGTWTWIEKKPANGVDNAGELLDADNKTGVLTTGADGKISVSGLTKGVYAFVETEVNANDGYILDSGIAYVFKIDGNGDMVAATNDDVKDVKYPEENVTSFDTNVFSEAQVKVKNYKPDFKKEIKGHKDADYGIGDDVPYTLTVNVPENVAKLRTFTVSDEMNSDQLVVNDNSIDVKGVKAGETEEMTLEEGEGKEYTLTPMSATGKSGFTIAFDTKKIAAYAGGTITITYTAKLQAKASVGEVGNVNSADLKYSKKTDIKTTEDDHPYDIHDEAVVYTFKTGILKKGGSANGEALKDVEFTLYKKVDAKKDTVSKDGTTVTFMGTTKPILTPAEAKAKKLNATDGGTEPQWFAAMNLKTGDDGKDVANGLPTGEYKLVETKTHEGYNLLTEPVDANLTLDCTTTWSKKDTFDNTGKLIKNEYSKTEVKNSDKTPYKYAEIVIINRKGFNLPRTGGFGTLLFSGIGALLVVGGVGVLMSTKKKKGNG